The following are encoded in a window of Peromyscus maniculatus bairdii isolate BWxNUB_F1_BW_parent chromosome X, HU_Pman_BW_mat_3.1, whole genome shotgun sequence genomic DNA:
- the Tceal7 gene encoding transcription elongation factor A protein-like 7: protein MQKSCNEKEGKPRCSEPKMEDEHTRGAFEGQRMEGNFRQRLLQSLEEFKEDIDYRHFKGEEMAGEEDEMERCLEEIRSLRKKFRALHSNHSHPRDRPF, encoded by the coding sequence ATGCAAAAGTCCTGCAAcgaaaaagaaggaaaacccagGTGCAGTGAGCCAAAGATGGAGGACGAACATACCCGTGGAGCATTCGAAGGCCAGCGAATGGAAGGGAATTTCAGACAGCGGCTGCTGCAGTCTCTTGAAGAATTTAAAGAAGACATAGACTATAGGCATTTTAAAGGTGAAGAAATGGCAGGAGAGGAAGACGAGATGGAAAGGTGTTTGGAAGAAATAAGAAGTCTGAGAAAAAAATTCAGGGCTCTGCATTCTAACCATAGCCATCCTCGGGACCGTCCTTTTTAA